In Ignavibacteriota bacterium, a single genomic region encodes these proteins:
- a CDS encoding DUF2202 domain-containing protein gives MTSTTACARSSGNSHRGQSRSTGSRMKCAGCCNGTPHATDITCVYQNLERGSRNHMRAFVKNLAAGGASYTPQYISQTEFDAIIASGTERGRGW, from the coding sequence ATGACGTCAACGACTGCCTGCGCACGGTCCTCTGGCAATTCTCATCGGGGGCAAAGCAGGAGTACCGGTTCACGTATGAAGTGCGCGGGGTGCTGTAACGGCACTCCCCACGCCACCGACATCACATGCGTCTATCAGAACCTTGAACGGGGCTCGCGGAACCATATGCGGGCATTCGTGAAGAACCTTGCGGCGGGCGGCGCGAGCTACACACCACAGTACATCTCCCAGACGGAATTCGATGCGATCATTGCCTCCGGCACCGAACGGGGTCGTGGCTGGTGA